CGTGACGGCGATCGTTGAGCAGGACGAGTGCGTGCTGCGTGTGACTGACGAGGGGCCCGGCGTTCCTGATGCGCTGCGACAGCGCATCTTCGACCCGTTCTTCAGCACGAAGGACCGCACAGTCAAAACGAGTGGGATGGGCATCGGTCTTTCGCTGGTCAGGCAGTCCGTTCACGCTGTGGGCGGCTCCATTGTCGTACATGATCGGCCACAAGGTGGGACTGAATTCGAAGTCCGTCTGCCGATGACCCCTTTGGATACTGGAGTGCTGCGATGAGTCGCGGACGAATTCTGATCGCCGATGATGAGCCGACGTTTCTCAACTCGACCGCCGAGTTGCTGCGACGCGAGGGATTCACCGTGGACACGGTCGATGACGCGGCGTCGGCGCTGGGCGCGATTTCGGCGGCAACCTACGACCTGCTGATCACCGACCTCGAGATGCCGGGGAATGCGGATCTGGATCTGGTACAGCAAGTCGCGCATCTCAGTGGCGGGCTCCCGATCATCATCATCACCGGCTTCCCCTCGGTGCGCTCGGCGGTCGCGTCGATCGAACTGCCGGTGGCGGCCTATCTCGTGAAGCCGGTGCACTTCCCGGAGCTTCTGAAGCGCGTGACGAGCGCTGTCGCGCGTTTCCGGTCCTATCAGGCGATGCAGAGCGCCGAAGCGCGGCTTCGCGAGTACCGGTCGCAGGTGGAAGCGCAGCCCGTGGCGCCGGCCACCGAAGGGCAGGGCGTGGACACGTTTCTGGCGCTCACGCTGCGCAACGTGATGGGATCGCTGACCGATCTCGAACAGTTGGGACGCGCGCTGGCGGGACAACAGACGTTGCAGCCGCACCCGTGTCAGCTCATGAACTGCCCACGCGGTGCACAGCTGCAATCGGCCGTGGAAGAGACGATCGCGGTGCTCGAGGAGACTAAGGGGGCGTTCAAGTCCAAGACACTTGGCGACTTGCGCCACCGATTGGAACTTCTGGTCAAGCTGGTGTAGTACAACCGCGCGGGTTCGATGTGGAGAATCCGGTCGCTTGTGCACAGCCGGGTGCGATCTGCGACACAAACTGTGACAAATTAGCCTTGCGCGGCTGACTGGGACGAACGATACTCTAGCTCCGGGACATGACGCACCAGCGGGTTATCCGCGGCGCCGAGTTTCCCGGAAGCAGCACTGCAGGACGACATATGGATCGCTCGATCGATCCAACCTTGGCGACGGGATACCGATCCCGGAGTCGAAGGCGCGAAGTCTCGCTCTCACCCAGAGCAGACGTCGCGCCTTTTTGTTTTCCCGATCTGTGATGTGCAGCACGAGCGCACGGTGCTTTCCCGCCGTGCCCGATACGCCCACCACGGGCAGGCACCACGGTGCCTGTCCAAACGAGACTCCGCTTATGAGCAACGTCGCTCTGTACAACGTCGATCCCTCAACGCAGGTCCGCAGCGCGCTGGCATCCCCGCGCTCTCCGGCCGCTCGCGAGCGTCATCTGCGAATTGCAGCCCGGGGAAGTTCGACGCAGCCGACGGCCAAGATGCGAATCCTGGTGGTGAGCGAGCGCATGTCGTTCGTGGACGCGCTGCGTGTGATCGTGGAAGCGGACGGCCGTGATCTGTTGCACGCCGCTCAGTCGGCTGGTGTGTGTGAGATCATCACCCGCGCCGAGATCAATGTGGTGATCGCCGACCAGCAGCTGCCCGGCGACGATGGCTTCCGCCTGCTCGACGAGTTGCACGAAGTGCACCCGACGCTACTGACGGCGATGGCGACGGCGCCTGGCGCCACCAACGCCGCCATTAAAGCGTTCGAGCGGGGAGCCGCCGACTATATCAACACGCCGGTGCAGCGCGACGACGTGATCGCGTTCTTGCGTCGTGCCGATGCCATGACGACCCTGCGCGTGGAGGCCACGCCGGAGCCGAATGCCGAGGTGAGCGAGTTCCGCGGCATGTACGGTACGACGCCGGTCATGCGGGACGTATTCAAGATGATTTCGCGGGTTGGACGGACCGACGTGACGGTGCTGGTGGGTGGTGAGAGCGGCACCGGCAAGGAGCTGGTGGCGCGCGCCCTCCACGACGAAAGCGCCCGGCGCCACAAGCCGTTCATTGCGCTGAACTGCTCGGCGTTGCCGTCGGAGCTGGTAGAAAGCGAGCTGTTCGGACACACGCGCGGGGCATTCACCGGTGCGGTGAAGGATCGCGGTGGCCTGTTCGAAGCGGCGCACGGCGGCACGCTGTTTCTCGACGAGATCGGCGATCTTGGGCCGTTGGCTCAGGCGAAGGTGTTGCGTGCCCTCGAAAGCGGTGAAGTGATGCGGGTGGGTGGCACGAAGACGACGCGGGTAGATGTCCGCGTGATCGCGGCCACCAATCGGCCGCTCGACGAGATGGTGGCCGATGGCCGCTTCCGCGAGGATCTGTTGTATCGCCTCAAGGTGATCTCGCTGGCGCTGCCGCCGCTGCGCGACCGCAAGGCCGACGTGCCGTTGCTGTCCAGTCATTTCCTGCACGTGTTCGCCGAGCGTCACAGCCTGCCGGCGCGTCGGATCAGCGACGAGGCGAGCGAGATCCTGCTGAACTACGATTGGCCCGGCAACGTGCGCGAGTTGCGCAACGTGATCGAGGGCGCGCTGGTCATGGCCGATGGGGTGGAGATCTGCCCGTGCGACTTGCCGACGAGTCTGACGATGCAGCGTCCGATGCGCGCGATGTCGATCATGGAGCAGTCGGCTGACTTGCCCTTTGTGGAAGCGCGCGAGCGCGCCCTGCGTGAGTTCGACCGTGCGTTTCTCGGTGCGGCGCTGGCGCGGAACGGCGGAAACATCGCCCGCACGGCACGTGCCCTGGGTCTGCATCGCCAGTCGTTGCAGAAGTTGCTGGCGCGTCGCGACCTTCGGCAGCCCGCCGATCTGCAGCCGGCTGATATGCCGCACGGACTGTAGTCCGACTGGTGAGCGTCGCCGCGGAGCTGACCGCTCCTTACTGAGCCGTCAGCACGATGTCGGCGCAGTCGAGGAGGAAGCGAGCGTAGGCGGAGTCGACACGATCTCGAAGAAGCGAGCCGGACGATAAGCAGGATCGGATTTCGTGATCTGACGTACGCGTATGCAACGCGCGCGCGCGAACTGTGACATGGGTCGCGGTCTCGGTGATGCGTCTCGAGCCGCTCGGCGTCAATCGTTCAACGAACAGTGCCGTGCGGCGCGCGTTGTTCGTGCGAGCGGTAAAGCGGCGTGATCCATGGAAAATTTGACGGTCGTCAACTCAGCCGCTTCAGCTCGACCACAACGACAGCTCACAGCGAAGAATTTTTCGGATGATGTGCTGTGACACACATGCGCAATGTCGTGACACGCGTTAGCATGCGTTCACAATGCCGGAGCCGCTCAAGCCGTGTGTTGGCGCGCAACATGCAGAGGTCTCTGGCAAGCGCAGCATCCGACTCGCTCGACGAAGAGCGATCACCCATCTCGACAGGAGAGGGCGTGCATAACCTCATGACACGCGTTACGGCAGCACTGTTCGAATACGTGAAGGATCTGGTCGGCCGCGCGCATATCGCGCCGATCACGGAATGGCCGATGCACCGCGAGTGGTGAAAGCGTCTCGTGTTCCACGAGACGGGGAATGACGGTCCGATGCAGTATTGATGGGCTTCTGACAAAACATTGCGCCGGCGGAACACTTTCTGTCCCTGTTCAGATGGCGACCGCGAGCATAAGATTGGGTGTCGCGCCTGTAGCGCGACCGCCGTCGTCCAATCGACGGGGGAAATGCCGGGGACTATGCGAGGTTTCGATGGGTCGTTTTATTCTGACGGATGGTGTCCTGCCCTTGGTGGCGGACCGCTTTAAGGCTCTTTCGGAGCCCGCTCGCCTGGCACTGCTGCGGTCGCTGCAGTACGGCGAGCAGACGGTGAACCAACTCGTTGCGGGCACCGGACTGGGGCAGGCGAACGTGTCCAAGCATCTGCAGGTTCTGCACGCGCACGGATTCGTGAAGCGCCGAAAGAATGGTCTCTTCGTGCACTACGCACTGGCCGACCGACAGATCCTGAAGTTGTGTGAGCTCATGTCCTCACGGGTCAACGCGCACGTCACGGCAGGAGGCCAGAGTCACGCTCGCGGTCCGGTCGGCCACATCGATAACTCCGACGAAGTGGGCTGAGCGCCAGGGCCGATCGAGTTCGCGCCGTGTCGTCGTATGTGCGCAGGAAGGATGGCGTTCTTACCTCAGATTCAGGTGCATATGCAGATCGAGTTCTCCGGCGCCGCGCAGGAAGTCACCGGCTCCTGCCACATCATCCGCGTCGGCCAGCGCACCGTGCTGCTGGACTGCGGCATGTTCCAAGGCAAGCGCAGCGAGAGCCGTGAGAAGAACGCCAAGCTCCCGCTGCCCATCGACCAAATCGACGCGGTGGTACTCTCGCACGCCCACATCGACCACGCCGGTCGGCTGCCGTTTCTCACGGCCCAGGGCTACAAGAACACCATTTGGGCCACGTCGGCCACGCGAGACCTCTGTGCGCTCATGCTCGCCGATTCGGCGCATATCCAGGAAAAGGACGCCGAGTTTCTCGAGCGCCGTGGACAACCGCACGCCGAGCCGCTCTATCGCGTGGAGGACGCCACGCGCACGCTCGAGCAGATGATCGGGATGCCGTACCACAAGTGGTTCGAGGTCACCGACGGGGTGCGCGCCATGTATACCGAGGCCGGACACATTCTCGGCAGTGCCTCGGTGGTGCTGGAATTGCGCGAGGGTGAGGAATTCCGACGCGTGGTCTTTTCCGGCGACGTGGGACGCCACGACCTGCCGATTATCCGCAACCCCGAGCCACCCACGGGTGGCGCGCATGTGGTGTTGTGCGAAAGCACCTACGGCAATCGCGATCACGAATCGGTGGAGGGGGCGCGCGAGGAGCTCGGGCGTGTCGTACGCGAGACCGCGGCCCGTGGCGGTCGCGTGCTGATTCCCGCATTCGCCGTAGGACGTACGCAGGAGCTGGTGTACGACCTCCATCAGTTGCACCGGGCCGGCAAGATTCCGTCAGTGCCGATCTTCATCGATTCGCCGCTGGCCACCGATGCCACGTCGGTGTTCGCGATGCATCCCGAAGTGTTCGATCACAGCGAAGATCTGGTGCGGCACACGAACGATCTGTTCGACTTCCCGCTGGTGAAGTTCACGCGCGACGTGAACGAATCCAAGGCGCTGAACACCATGCAGGGCCCGATGGTCATCATCGCCGCGTCGGGCATGGCGGAATCGGGTCGCATCCTGCACCATCTGCGCAACGGCGCCGGCGATGCGCGCAATACGATTCTGATCGTGGGCTACATGGCCGAACACACGCTGGGCCGTCGCATTCTGGAGCAGCGGCGCGTGATCAAGATCTTCGGTGACGAGGTCGAACTCGCGGCGCAGGTGGAAGTATTGAACGGCTACAGCGCGCATGCCGATCGCACTGAACTGCATGCCTGGTTGACCGCGGTACGGGACGGGGGCACCGCCGAGGGGAGGAATACGCCGCACGTGTATCTGGTCCACGGTGAAACGCCGGCGCAGACGGCATTCGCCGAACGGCTTCGGGCCGATCGCTTTACCGTCGACATCCCGGCGCCCGGCGTGGTCGTGACGCTCTAGGCATAAGCGCGGCTCGCGTGCCGCAACCTTCGCGACAGGCTCGCATGCAGTAGTTTGGCAGGATGGAACGCGTCGCCCGAGGCCGGTATCGGCCCCCACCCATACCCCGGCTCATCGGCGCAGTGCTGACGGGGTGGGTGTTGTGCGTGGCGGTCATCTTCGGTTGGTCGCGACGCGCGGCGGAGGGGCACGCCGATGCCATTGTCGTGCTGGGCGCGGCGCAGTACGGGGGACGTCCGTCACCGGTCCTGCGGGCCCGCCTCGACCACGCCCTCGCCCTCTGGAAGAGCGATCGGGCCACCCGTGTCGTGCTCACGGGAGGGCGTCGACCGGGTGATTTGATCAGCGAAGCGGCGGCAGGACGACGCTATCTCGTGCGACGCGGCGTGCCCACGCAGTCCATTCTCCTCGAGCCCGCCGGGCGCACGTCTCTGGCGTCGATGGAAGGCGCGGCGGCGCTGCTCAAGGCGTGGCGTGACTCACTGCCAGTGGCCGTCCGCGACACGATGCCCACTCGTCCCAGCGTGCTGCTCGTGAGCGATCCCTTCCATATGCTCCGGCTTGACGTACTGGCTCGCCTGCACGGGCTGCGACCACTGCCGTCGCCCACGCGCACGAGTCCGATTTCGGCGAATCGCGCGGTAGCGATCGAGTATATGCTGCGGGAGTCGATCGCGTTGCCGACGGATGTCGCGCTGATGCTGTGGCTCGCCATAACCGGCGGGTCGGTAAGCGCGCCGACCACGCCGTAGCTCCCGCTCCTGCAGTGAGGCGTCGGGCTGCTATCGCAGTCTCGGTCGGACCAGTCGTCGCGACCCGTTGCGTTCCACTTCGAACAGGGGGGCGGCAGCGATGTCGTTACCGAACGACATAACAGTGCCCTCGCTGGTGCCTGGCGCCATGACCCGCGCCGCCGTGAGGAACGAATACCCATCAGCCCCGCTCATCGCGGTGACGTAGCCCATGTCGATGAGCGAACCAACGGTGATACGACTGAGTGGCATGCCTCCCGGTTGCGCGTAGCCCTGCATCAGTTCGTTGCCGAATATCGAGCGGCGCCAGTGCGAATCGCGCGTGCCAGTCGCGCCGGAATTCTCCACCGGCACACCGACACCGGCGAAGCTGAAGCCCGGCGTGCTCGCGAACTGTGCCCGCGCCTCGGCGCCGTTGAAGGAGGGATCATCACCGCCGGCGCCGACGAGCAGCTGCCGCTGATAATTCCAGAGCGTGCCGATGCCGAGGATGTGTCCCATCTCGTGCAGCACGACGTTGTCCAGCGTGCCCTGCGCGAGCAGCAGCGCGAGATCGTCCTGATCGAGCTCGAAGAAGCCCATGATCGGCAGTTTGTTGCTCGAATTGACGTAGCACGGACTGGCCTGACCAAGGATCTTCCCCGCGCCGTCGATCGAGGCAATGCGCACGAACACGAGCAGGTCGTTGATACTTTCGTTCACGGCGGGAATCCAACTCTGACACTCGCCGGCTGGCACGTTCAGCGGCACCGTACCGACGTCACCCGTGATGACCCGCCGCCACCGCGCCACCGCGCTGGCAAATGCCTCGCGCTGACGGGCGGTGCCGCCGTCACCGATAAAGCGCACCGCGATATCGAACTGCGAGGGGCGCACGCTGGCGCGAAAAGTGACCGAGCTGCCGGGTAGTGCGGGAGACGACGCCACCAGCGATTGCGTGATCGCGGTACCGAGCGTCCACGGTCCGGCGGAGGCGTACCCGGTGCTGTCGGTGATCGCGGTGCTACGCGCCACCGCGCCGGAATTCCCCGCTGGCGTGAAGGTGACCCTTACGTTCGGCACCGGACGTCCAGCATCGGTGAGCAGCCGCACACTCGGCGCAATCAGCAGCGGCGTATTCGGATCGCCGACCTGATTGTCACCGTCGGCCGCCACCAGTGCGGCGGGCACGATCGCGATCGGGCTGATCGCGTCGATCGGCGCGGATACGTTGTCGCTGCCGCAGGCGGCGAGTGAAAGTGAGGCGCCTACGGCCCACGCCACGCGAGCGACGTCGCGGAAGCGGAAAATCGAACGACCGGCATAGTGCATGTGCAGTCCTGGCGGATGGTGATGGAGCTCCGGCTCCATCGCCGTACCTGAATGCTACGCGCACGCGACTACGCAGTTCCTCGGTTTCTCGCAGGCGCTGTGTTGACCGTCACATCGCCTGCCCGCGAGCCGCTCGGCTTATCGCTTTTCTCTTGGCATCCGTGCAATGCTGCCATCGGCGCGACGCTGCTTGATCTCGACGTCCGGCACCAGGTCGCGATATGGTGTGCCCGAGGTCGCTTCGAAGCCAAAGCCGCTACGAAGGGCGGCGGTGAGCGAAAACGCATCGGCGGCGGCGAGATTCACGGTATAGCCGAGATCCTGCAGCGAGCCCACCGTGATGCGACTGAGCGGTTGCACCTGATTGACCGCGAAGCCCTGCATGAGCTCACGCTGCATGATCGATGTGCGCCAGTGCGAGTTCACCGTGCCAGTACCGCCCGTGTTTTCCACGGGCACCGGATTTCCCGAGTACGTCACGGTGTTGATCGCCGCGAACTGCGCACGTGCCGCGCTCCCTACGTAGTACGGGTCATTCGAGATGGACGTGTTCAGCAGCGAGCGCTGAAAATTCCAGACGGTGCCGATACCGAGCACATGTCCGATTTCGTGAAGCACGACCTTCTCGAACTGCCCGCGTGCCACGAGCAAATCGACGTCGTACGTGTCGAACTCCATAAAGCCGAGAAATGGGATCGCGTTGGCGTTCACGTAGCACGGACTGGCCTGTCCGAGGATGTTGCCGACACCTGGTGATCCCGGCCCGTCGATGGAGTCGATGCGGGCAAAGATGATCGTGTTCTGTACGGTACCGGTGACGGCCGGAGACCAATCACTGCAGGCGTTCGCGGCGGGGCCGGCCGGAATGCTCACGTTGGTGATGGTACCGATGCTCCCCACAATCACCTGCCGCCATTTGGCCACCGCATTGGCGAAGGCGGTGCGTACCGGCAGCGATGCGTCACCAACGAAGCGGACGTCCACGTTGAATGCGGACAACGTGACCGTGGTGGTGAACGTGGCCGACTTGGTCGGAATGGACGAGCTGGTGGCGATCAATGTTTGTGTGCTCGCCGTACCGAGTCGCCAGCTACCGACGAAGGCGGTGCCGTTGGCCGGATCAGAGATCACGGTGCCGCCGGTCACTGTGCCCGAGTTGGCGCCTGGCGTGAACGTGACCGGGACGCCGCCCACCGGATTCCCATAGACGTCGACCACGCGCACGCCGGGCGGGACGGCGATGTTGATATTCGCGACGCCCGCCTGATTGTCGCCGGTCACCTTCACCAGATCGGCGGCCGGTCCGGCGAGGGCGTTGACGCTGAACACGGCGGGATTGGCGCCGGTCGCCGTCGCGGTCACGATCTGCTGTCCGATCGCCGTGCCGATCGTCCAGCCGCCGACAGTGGCAATACCAAGCTCGTTACTCGATTGCTGCGCGCCGAGCAGCACACCGTTGCCCTGCACGATGGTGAACACGATCGCGGCCCCGCTGACGGGGTTGCCGTACTGGTCTTCGGCGCGCACGGCGGGTAGCACTGGCACCGGCGTGTTAACGGTGGCCTGTTGGTCGGTGGCACTCACCGGCGTGAGCCGTGACAACGGACCGGCATTGGCCGTGGCCGTGAAGGTGACGACGGCAATGCCATCGGCGCTGGCCTGCAGTGTCTGCTGGCCGGCGGTCGTGCCAAGTGTCCAGCCCCCCGATGTGGCATCTCCGCTGCCGGTGGTGCGGATCGAGTCGTTCACGACCTTGCCGCCTCCGCTCGTGATGCGCCACCGCACCATGACATTCTTGACGCCCTTCCCCTTGGCGTCAGTGATGCGCACGGCAGGCACGGCGGCCACCGAGGCCGCCACCGCAGCGGCCACGGTGGTGCTGGCGGTAGGCGCGGCGGCACTGGGCACCTGCGGGTCGCTGCCGCAGCCGACGAGCACCCCGAGCGCGCCGACCAACAGGAGGGCCCGGCGA
This region of Gemmatimonas groenlandica genomic DNA includes:
- a CDS encoding response regulator, translated to MSRGRILIADDEPTFLNSTAELLRREGFTVDTVDDAASALGAISAATYDLLITDLEMPGNADLDLVQQVAHLSGGLPIIIITGFPSVRSAVASIELPVAAYLVKPVHFPELLKRVTSAVARFRSYQAMQSAEARLREYRSQVEAQPVAPATEGQGVDTFLALTLRNVMGSLTDLEQLGRALAGQQTLQPHPCQLMNCPRGAQLQSAVEETIAVLEETKGAFKSKTLGDLRHRLELLVKLV
- a CDS encoding sigma-54-dependent transcriptional regulator: MSNVALYNVDPSTQVRSALASPRSPAARERHLRIAARGSSTQPTAKMRILVVSERMSFVDALRVIVEADGRDLLHAAQSAGVCEIITRAEINVVIADQQLPGDDGFRLLDELHEVHPTLLTAMATAPGATNAAIKAFERGAADYINTPVQRDDVIAFLRRADAMTTLRVEATPEPNAEVSEFRGMYGTTPVMRDVFKMISRVGRTDVTVLVGGESGTGKELVARALHDESARRHKPFIALNCSALPSELVESELFGHTRGAFTGAVKDRGGLFEAAHGGTLFLDEIGDLGPLAQAKVLRALESGEVMRVGGTKTTRVDVRVIAATNRPLDEMVADGRFREDLLYRLKVISLALPPLRDRKADVPLLSSHFLHVFAERHSLPARRISDEASEILLNYDWPGNVRELRNVIEGALVMADGVEICPCDLPTSLTMQRPMRAMSIMEQSADLPFVEARERALREFDRAFLGAALARNGGNIARTARALGLHRQSLQKLLARRDLRQPADLQPADMPHGL
- a CDS encoding ArsR/SmtB family transcription factor; the encoded protein is MGRFILTDGVLPLVADRFKALSEPARLALLRSLQYGEQTVNQLVAGTGLGQANVSKHLQVLHAHGFVKRRKNGLFVHYALADRQILKLCELMSSRVNAHVTAGGQSHARGPVGHIDNSDEVG
- a CDS encoding MBL fold metallo-hydrolase, encoding MAFLPQIQVHMQIEFSGAAQEVTGSCHIIRVGQRTVLLDCGMFQGKRSESREKNAKLPLPIDQIDAVVLSHAHIDHAGRLPFLTAQGYKNTIWATSATRDLCALMLADSAHIQEKDAEFLERRGQPHAEPLYRVEDATRTLEQMIGMPYHKWFEVTDGVRAMYTEAGHILGSASVVLELREGEEFRRVVFSGDVGRHDLPIIRNPEPPTGGAHVVLCESTYGNRDHESVEGAREELGRVVRETAARGGRVLIPAFAVGRTQELVYDLHQLHRAGKIPSVPIFIDSPLATDATSVFAMHPEVFDHSEDLVRHTNDLFDFPLVKFTRDVNESKALNTMQGPMVIIAASGMAESGRILHHLRNGAGDARNTILIVGYMAEHTLGRRILEQRRVIKIFGDEVELAAQVEVLNGYSAHADRTELHAWLTAVRDGGTAEGRNTPHVYLVHGETPAQTAFAERLRADRFTVDIPAPGVVVTL
- a CDS encoding YdcF family protein; the protein is MAVIFGWSRRAAEGHADAIVVLGAAQYGGRPSPVLRARLDHALALWKSDRATRVVLTGGRRPGDLISEAAAGRRYLVRRGVPTQSILLEPAGRTSLASMEGAAALLKAWRDSLPVAVRDTMPTRPSVLLVSDPFHMLRLDVLARLHGLRPLPSPTRTSPISANRAVAIEYMLRESIALPTDVALMLWLAITGGSVSAPTTP
- a CDS encoding leishmanolysin-related zinc metalloendopeptidase translates to MEPELHHHPPGLHMHYAGRSIFRFRDVARVAWAVGASLSLAACGSDNVSAPIDAISPIAIVPAALVAADGDNQVGDPNTPLLIAPSVRLLTDAGRPVPNVRVTFTPAGNSGAVARSTAITDSTGYASAGPWTLGTAITQSLVASSPALPGSSVTFRASVRPSQFDIAVRFIGDGGTARQREAFASAVARWRRVITGDVGTVPLNVPAGECQSWIPAVNESINDLLVFVRIASIDGAGKILGQASPCYVNSSNKLPIMGFFELDQDDLALLLAQGTLDNVVLHEMGHILGIGTLWNYQRQLLVGAGGDDPSFNGAEARAQFASTPGFSFAGVGVPVENSGATGTRDSHWRRSIFGNELMQGYAQPGGMPLSRITVGSLIDMGYVTAMSGADGYSFLTAARVMAPGTSEGTVMSFGNDIAAAPLFEVERNGSRRLVRPRLR
- a CDS encoding leishmanolysin-related zinc metalloendopeptidase produces the protein MTLSTRRALLLVGALGVLVGCGSDPQVPSAAAPTASTTVAAAVAASVAAVPAVRITDAKGKGVKNVMVRWRITSGGGKVVNDSIRTTGSGDATSGGWTLGTTAGQQTLQASADGIAVVTFTATANAGPLSRLTPVSATDQQATVNTPVPVLPAVRAEDQYGNPVSGAAIVFTIVQGNGVLLGAQQSSNELGIATVGGWTIGTAIGQQIVTATATGANPAVFSVNALAGPAADLVKVTGDNQAGVANINIAVPPGVRVVDVYGNPVGGVPVTFTPGANSGTVTGGTVISDPANGTAFVGSWRLGTASTQTLIATSSSIPTKSATFTTTVTLSAFNVDVRFVGDASLPVRTAFANAVAKWRQVIVGSIGTITNVSIPAGPAANACSDWSPAVTGTVQNTIIFARIDSIDGPGSPGVGNILGQASPCYVNANAIPFLGFMEFDTYDVDLLVARGQFEKVVLHEIGHVLGIGTVWNFQRSLLNTSISNDPYYVGSAARAQFAAINTVTYSGNPVPVENTGGTGTVNSHWRTSIMQRELMQGFAVNQVQPLSRITVGSLQDLGYTVNLAAADAFSLTAALRSGFGFEATSGTPYRDLVPDVEIKQRRADGSIARMPREKR